One Cardiocondyla obscurior isolate alpha-2009 linkage group LG02, Cobs3.1, whole genome shotgun sequence genomic window, aaaacataatgGCGCATTTTTTATCAGTACGATTTATGTagtatgatataaaataatttggtCGCGTCTAAAATCTGCTAGCCGTAACAATGTGTCTTAGTGTGTTTCTgtgcaatatttataattaatataatatattataattataattatattatatgacaataatataattataattaatatacatatacatatatcacaGAGGTCAATTAATCCCATACACGCTCCTCTCAGTTCCAAAGCGATGGTTTCGAAAATAACTCACTTATAATACCTCGCAATGTCGCTTATAAAacgcttaattatttaagttaaatattatgGTAATTATTAGCTTACGTAGGTATGTCTGAACGTTAGCAATGGATAGTCTCTACAAAAAATATGAGAATTTTTAAGTGTGGacattatttacaattttcaaTATCGCATCTCTTACGCGGCCGCACGCGACCTATCTTATCTATATAATATTCCGAcgagaaatatattgtaaaattagcATTTTATGAATCTTAGAGGAAAAGACTCGATCCTTgtactattttctttttaaacttcCGTTTAAGAACTCTTAAATAAGAAGTCATAGAGATATATCGGTATATACCCATTTGTATACCACGCATTCTCCATCGAGAATGACTCAATGTGATGGACTAGAATGTTACAAGTATAGATTTCTCTGGTTATATCtctaacgtttttttttccgatctCATCAAGCACGTCCAAGTATCAAGAAGGTTGAACAGCTAGACTATTTCGCATTGCTCATTTCCTCACTCCGTTGCCGCCCACTTCTGTCGTTGTTCGtgccattaattttttattattcacacTCGGCATAGTTCTCGCGACACTAGAATTGTTCTTGTTGGCCTCAAATTTTTGCTGAAGCGACGCCACGTTGGACTTACCGCTCGCCACTTTTTGTAGCGGATTTGCTCTCGTCGCAGCACTTCCATCGATACTTTTTAATTCCGTTTTACCCGACGCTTTCGGTGTCAAATGTAACGGTTTAGTGCCGATATTTGCCTCCTTGGCTGACGGCGATAATGATTTAGCTACGCTTGCGTTGCCAGTCGgagatttctttctctccgaGAGACTGACTGCTTTAGATGTAATGTTGAGCGGTTTCAAAGGCGTTGTCGGTGTTTTCTGACCACTTCTCGGTAACGTGGGCGTTTTCTGAACAGTCTTCAGCGGGAGACTAAATTTTGGATTACTACCTACAACGTCCGGCGATTTTGTTCCGCCCTGATTTGAATTCGAGCAGCTTGAGACCAGATCCGGGCTATTAAATTTTCCCGGATTATCCTTAGGACTACAAGGCACATTTTTGACAGATACAGTTGTGTGTGATTCTTGTTTATCTAAGTCGCTATTCGATTTGCttgtatttaattgtatttgtcTCGCGGTTGAACCTACATTTGAATTCTGTTTCGCCATTGTCGAATTTGCATCGGAAGCTTTCAAGGATTTCAAGGATTTTAACGTATTATCTGAACTTTGTCTCGCGAGTTTTACGCTCGACTCGGGCGTATCTTTGGAAGTCGGGCTTTTCGCGATGCTTGGAGGCGTCTTAGTTCTATTTAATTGCGGCTTAATCGAAACCTTGCTCTCAACTTGGTCGTCTTTCTTGATATGTATCAAATGAGACGGTAGAGTCTTCGTTGAAGCGAACGGTTTGTATTCTATGGGATTCTCAGGCGGCTTCATGCCAAGCTCCTTGGATAGTTCATCGTTTATATTAGGATTATTAGACTTAAGATTGTTCAGTTCTTTTTTCTCAGCCGGCTTCAAATTATCGTTCGCATCGGAAATACTTTTGATCGGCTCTTTTCTCTCTACTTGTGGAACGTTTATCATGGATGGATGAAGGTAGCCGGAGCTGGTGGTGGAGCTCGaagaattgaatttattaccAGATGCAGAGTTCGAATAAATACTACTGGGTACTTTGTAGTGACTTGAATTCATGTAGCCACCCAAAGAATTATTAGAGCCCatattttctgaatttttagTCATGCCTTCTccgttctccttttttttcctagtTAACGTGGAAGTGGAATATATAGAGTCGAAATTACGATTCGATATCTCCGATACGATCTCTGAGAGCAAACCCATAGACTCCAGATTGTTCGGACCACCGGATATTGTATCGATACGCTTCGGTAGTTTATACTCGTTATCAGGCGTCTCCACTTCCACGTTTTTTCGGTTTTTTTCTGGCACGGGTTCTTCTATCACCGCGTATATATTATCGTTCGTGGGCGATTCTTCCGTGATCTTCGTTAAAGATGATtccgtaattaaattcatgCAGTCATCGTAAGTGTTTTCCAATGGTTTTTGAACGGTTTTAACCGATGGATTTTGATAACCCGGCAGTCCTGGAATTTTTATCGCATTTTCGGCAGCTTTTTCCGTCGGCGGACCCGGAGGTGGAGACGTAGGTCTCGTACTGGCGGGAATACTAGTAGGTCTCTTAACAGGCGTTGTCTGGCGCATTGATCCAAACGTATGAACAGCTGGTCTCGGCGTAACTTTGCTATCTCTCATCGACTGAGCACGCAGAACcacgtttctcttttcaaCTTCGACCGGTGGCATCACCGAAATAACCGGTGTCGTTATTTCAATTTCCGTTTGCGGAATTGGATTGGAAATCTCGAGATTCCTAAGGATCTCCTTGTCGATGACTTTGTTAGCCTTGTGGTGCTGGTTTCTCGGTAAAGAATTCGTGTTCTTGTCTTCTTTCTGTGAGCTCTGGGAATTACTTCTCATAATACCGGAGGCAGGGCGTAACATTGAAGCGATACGATTGAGTGTGCTATTCTTTTCCGATTTTTTTTCGGGCTCCGGTAGAATCACGTTTGTCAAGGGCGTGCTGTTCGGTCTTTGTGGCTTGGCAGGAGATACAGAAGTGGTCGGCGGTGGCGGAGCTGGACGCATAGGCACATCCGGGGCAGGTCTGGTGGGTACCTTGGCCACTAATTCGACAGACGTGCAGGTTGTGGCCGCTAATACGGGACTACTAATCAACGGCCGTGCCGTAGAACCGGGATTCAGCGGCGGCAACGTCGGCGCAGTCGAGCTTGGATCGTTAGAACTCAACAAATTATTCCTTTGTGGCACATTGCATTTTTGAACGTTCGGCTTAACTACGTTTGTTTTTATCGCAACGGTAGGTATCCAACCTGGTGGAGGCGGAGCCGGCTTCGTCGGCTCGGTCAATTTAGATTGATTCGAGTGGATTGGCGTGATCGTAAATCCTTTAAATTGACCGAACATGTTGTTGTTATAGCGCTCGTCGGTCTCTGCTTTAGGCAATAAGCTCACACACGCGGGATCCTGACTCAAACTAGAATCGATCGTTTCGATGTTACGGGACATGGGGCTGGACCGGTCGATCGTTTTGATTAGCAATCCATTGTGGCCGCGATCGGTCCTGAAATTTGAAGCAGAATTAGAAGCGAAGGGATCGAGGAATTTGTAAGCGTATAGTTCGTTACGATTCACGACTAATgaacacatatacatatatgaatacGCATTAATtcgtagcaaaaaaaaaaaaaaaaaaaaaaaaagatcttttttttttatttaattataaattaaaatgtaagcTTTGTGCAGATCTCGacattaagatattaaaataatctaaataataaataatttaagttttaGATCTTTTACTACGTACTACAGTTTAGTTGTATGCTCCAACATATGCCCGTATTTAACATCATTCAAAAAATGATCATGTACAAGCattcttttcaaatatatgTTGTTGATTACAAGTCCAAATACATGCACAGGCAAGAAAATTGCAAGGAAATGTTAGTtacagattaaaatattagtaGCAAGCATTGGAAAAGAAGGAAATCGTTGATTACAAAGGAAAACTAAAAACACGTTACATcaatactatttttattcaataataaaattgtacatttttattcctttagatgtaattatgaataatacattattggatatttgaattttatatccAAGGAATgagtaaagaattaaaagaattaattttttttttataattaaaattaagtactTCTTaagaattaatgtaataaaaaatgatcaTTAAATTGAATGtctgtttaatttaaattatcgattATCGTAAAATGCAAACAGCTAGTAAGAAAAGAATCTTTATCCATGCTCATGCTTACATAACATGTCTCTGCACATGCTCtatacgttataaataatCTCTCCAATAATCTCCGTCCTTATTAAATGGTGCAATATGtcgatattaaattcgtagttttttatataaaaagttcagtgtaaaaatataaacagtACTTTGTTCTGATAATTTAACTATTAATCACGTAtgcaatattgaaaaattaataatttgcataaacTTAACGTAAGCAAAGAAGCTgtagatatattaataaatatcttttactatgtaaaaattttgcactataagcatatacatatatcaataTTGTGACGAAGAATGCTGTGCATAAacggttttatttaattttttttgtgcgattaatatattaattagtaaaataaagctctataaattaaatagtgtAAGTTTGTGTTCAAGCACACCGATGTCGATAAGAACAAAATGCTGTTCATCgaaataactttctttttcttagactttctaattttataatcacttAGCTCATATTGCACCAAAGATTTCAATACACATGTAATCCTACATTTCATTAATACttattgcgttaaaaaaatctgtttaatACAGATTTGATCACATGATAAATGGTATAAACACGATAGATTTAATATCAT contains:
- the Meltrin gene encoding disintegrin and metalloproteinase domain-containing protein 19; translation: MARGSRRADRRRDVAVDSGGGGGGSGATARCKLVLVVLALLLATVVPASYAESQGPSSDFSRHTLVRPRVYHGRTKRQISSTNEVEHADVLTVGFNVDGVERVLDLRLNTDLIPVGYRQLHQHRGTYKVHTPSKVELCHYQGSVRDVPDSWVALSTCKGLRGVIFDGENLHHIHPEDESLDSAHYFYKHSDLIANNTCGYEGTSPHDVLPRDHHEIKKFSRHKRAAEIIRGPYNANRQSRYVELVLVIDKKEYTALGENLDKVHQHCKDIANIINALYMPLNIFIALVGVQVWSESDEIPLSPNGDTTLSNFLRYRREKLVQDIPNDNAQLLTRITFDGGVVGKALKGPICTYEFSGGVSMDHSNVVGLVAATVAHEMGHNFGMEHDGPDCGCPEEKCIMASSSGSSGPTHWSTCSLEHLALAFEHGMDYCLRNKPQKLFDSPICGNGFVEPGEQCDCGLKENCDNPCCNVTTCMLHSNASCATGECCDLKTCRPKTAGTECRSAEHECDLPEFCTGQSEYCPSDVFKMDGETCSVGKAFCYQGSCRTHDDQCKLLWGPTGWSSDTQCYEMNNRGTKNGNCGYNRIESSFIKCNDENLLCGMLHCKHLNERLEFGMESVATLSHSFINNGGKIIPCRSAIVDLGLNQVDPGLAPDGAKCAPGKMCVNQKCMSVADLRASVSTGKACPNNCNGNGVCNSLGHCHCNRGFRPPDCLQPGVGGSEDSGPADDPNARNDFITALYVIFLGVVPAVALLLFGVWYMRNSGQHWKKDMMSTTDRGHNGLLIKTIDRSSPMSRNIETIDSSLSQDPACVSLLPKAETDERYNNNMFGQFKGFTITPIHSNQSKLTEPTKPAPPPPGWIPTVAIKTNVVKPNVQKCNVPQRNNLLSSNDPSSTAPTLPPLNPGSTARPLISSPVLAATTCTSVELVAKVPTRPAPDVPMRPAPPPPTTSVSPAKPQRPNSTPLTNVILPEPEKKSEKNSTLNRIASMLRPASGIMRSNSQSSQKEDKNTNSLPRNQHHKANKVIDKEILRNLEISNPIPQTEIEITTPVISVMPPVEVEKRNVVLRAQSMRDSKVTPRPAVHTFGSMRQTTPVKRPTSIPASTRPTSPPPGPPTEKAAENAIKIPGLPGYQNPSVKTVQKPLENTYDDCMNLITESSLTKITEESPTNDNIYAVIEEPVPEKNRKNVEVETPDNEYKLPKRIDTISGGPNNLESMGLLSEIVSEISNRNFDSIYSTSTLTRKKKENGEGMTKNSENMGSNNSLGGYMNSSHYKVPSSIYSNSASGNKFNSSSSTTSSGYLHPSMINVPQVERKEPIKSISDANDNLKPAEKKELNNLKSNNPNINDELSKELGMKPPENPIEYKPFASTKTLPSHLIHIKKDDQVESKVSIKPQLNRTKTPPSIAKSPTSKDTPESSVKLARQSSDNTLKSLKSLKASDANSTMAKQNSNVGSTARQIQLNTSKSNSDLDKQESHTTVSVKNVPCSPKDNPGKFNSPDLVSSCSNSNQGGTKSPDVVGSNPKFSLPLKTVQKTPTLPRSGQKTPTTPLKPLNITSKAVSLSERKKSPTGNASVAKSLSPSAKEANIGTKPLHLTPKASGKTELKSIDGSAATRANPLQKVASGKSNVASLQQKFEANKNNSSVARTMPSVNNKKLMARTTTEVGGNGVRK